From the Cyclopterus lumpus isolate fCycLum1 chromosome 25, fCycLum1.pri, whole genome shotgun sequence genome, one window contains:
- the bag6 gene encoding large proline-rich protein BAG6 isoform X3, with protein MEEQTADIEVTVKTLDSQSRTYTVGAQLTVKDFKEHIAPSVGIPVDKQRLIYQGRVLQDERTLADYNVDGKVIHLVERAPPPPSQPGSGSGGTSADSGPSSSSQGPSQVPPHDRNANSYVMLGTFNLPVNIMDPQQIQMSVQQMVSGMGENARNARVTTSTGSNGSVNVHIDMDQPVQSEPRLRLVLAENLLRDINDLIHRMEGRASDSSAPTETAAPPAPAAAAAPPPPLSSSTTSTPSPSAQPMDTSPPPTTPPPPTTSSAQSEGPTPQPGPNHPSPAELAEMLSELRRVEERLQPFIQRAHTILETATTAEYNNNTEREEEQRTLILTWECLRLLGNALVALSDLRLNLMSPVPRHLHVVRPFSHYATPVTLPGAVHHHIPVQMNLGATVTVAGNGTEGQAPPTQTASQSEQTGSGANPAAAGQQMPGQPGALPPDFMRNLMQQISQYAAAVATSAATTAATGHPSAPQPTPPGYSSTANSSTTTTGPNTPTTTPTAPPPPPHAGPQPQARVVFTRPPFAPNMPTPAFGTRGTTINVRAAMPGQQPGQVGIMPFNPAALNQMISGLVGQLLLPGQMPGQTVTSSSSTSTSSSSSFSSSSQTSSASSSFSFSNSGPTPPPTANTTNPPSQSETNSIEAQSQEMPPDLSQLLGSLLGVAGGATGGPGGAPSITVTTSGVPAFIQGVSEFMQQAQPIFPPPPSGTTPAAGPTPPAGAEALNPELFTGIVRGVLSTMMGSLGQAQNDTESIAQFMQRLSQATNIFISPEDPTGFFGELLMLVCQTFTMSDLVMLLHGQHQPLGRIQPQLSQFFTQNYLNGREPTDENITAAAESLVTELEEYISESFRESSVTVLEGVDITQTNMSFFRQQLMLIATHILRCTDDSYGPQLLQMCNQALFECLALNLHCLRGDQRALTAVINHRIRRMSSDISPILVNWMTSMMTMRLQVILEHIPISQEQIQNYIVHTQADQSSAPGTQEPERAQSAAIEDTLSPAAATTAEEAMSVSHDTRASSRETRVLPGDLGASGGAAPLGGDMAAAGAEGGSEESARESETWAAAVPPEWVPIIRCDMMTQRKMKAQPPLSDAYLHGMPAKRRKTGLGGGSLLSLSDAVSQAARTAGVKPVTSAERLQDELETQELKEAYAEQVKADIKKRVREDPDFNSQHSPNAHRAFSSDS; from the exons ATGGAGGAACAAACTGCAGACATAGAGGTGACGGTCAAAACACTAGACTCCCAAAGCAGAACCTACACAGTTGGTGCTCAG TTGACAGTGAAAGATTTCAAGGAGCACATTGCCCCTTCAGTGGGTATCCCGGTGGACAAACAGAGGCTGATCTATCAGGGCAGAGTCTTACAGGATGAAAGGACTCTGGCAGACTACA ATGTGGATGGCAAGGTGATACATCTTGTGGAGCGGGCGCCCCCTCCGCCCTCACAACCTGGCTCGGGGTCAGGAGGCACTTCAGCTGATAGTGgaccctcctcatcctcccaggGACCATCACAAGTGCCTCCACATGATCGCAACGCTAACAGCTATGTAATGCTGGGCACCTTCAACCTTCCTGTCAACATCATGGACCCCCAGCAGATACAA atGTCAGTTCAGCAGATGGTGTCTGGTATGGGAGAGAACGCCAGGAATGCCAGAGTCACAACCAGCACTGGG AGCAATGGGTCTGTGAATGTGCACATTGATATGGACCAACCAGTGCAGAGCGAGCCGAGGCTGAGGCTGGTGCTGGCTGAGAACCTGCTGAGGGACATCAATGATCTCATCCACAGGATGGAG ggTAGGGCAAGTGATTCATCTGCTCCAACAGagactgctgctcctcctgctcctgctgctgctgctgctccccctcctcccttatCTTCATCTACCACctccactccctctccctctgcccaGCCCATGGATACCTCCCCACCTCCAACAACTCCCCCACCTCCAACCACCTCTTCAGCACAATCTGAGGGACCAACACCCCAACCTGGACCCAA TCACCCGAGCCCAGCTGAGTTGGCAGAGATGTTGTCTGAGCTTCGGCGGGTGGAGGAGAGACTGCAGCCCTTTATTCAGAGAGCTCACACCATCCTGGAGACGGCCACCACTGCagaatacaacaataataca gagagagaggaggaacagcgCACTCTCATCCTGACATGGGAGTGTCTCCGTCTCCTTGGTAACGCCCTTGTGGCCCTCAGTGACCTGCGATTGAACCTCATGAGCCCTGTGCCCCGCCACTTGCATGTGGTCCGCCCTTTTTCCCACTATGCCACCCCAGTCACTCTGCCTGGAGCTGTGCACCATCACATCCCAGTGCAA ATGAACCTGGGTGCCACCGTGACTGTTGCGGGTAACGGCACTGAGGGACAGGCCCCGCCCACACAAACGGCCAGCCAGTCGGAGCAGACAG GCTCAGGTGCTAACCCTGCCGCAGCTGGACAGCAAATGCCTGGACAACCAG GTGCCCTCCCCCCTGACTTTATGCGGAATCTCATGCAACAGATAAGCCAATATGCTGCTGCCGTAGCCACTAGTGCTGCCACTACCGCCGCCACTGGCCATCCGTCCGCACCCCAGCCCACCCCTCCTGGCTACAGCTCCACAGCCAACTCCTCAACTACCACCACAGGTCCTAACACACCCACCACCACACCTACTGCTCCCCCACCGCCTCCCCATGCTGGCCCCCAGCCCCAGGCCAGGGTTGTGTTCACCCGACCACCTTTTGCACCCAACATGCCCACTCCAGCCTTCGGCACTCGGGGAACCACCATCAATGTGAGAGCTGCCATGCCGGGCCAGCAGCCAGGACAGGTGGGGATAATG CCTTTCAACCCTGCTGCTCTGAACCAGATGATTAGTGGACTGGTTGGACAGCTTTTGCTGCCAGGACAAATGC CTGGTCAAAcagtcacatcctcctcctctacgtccacgtcctcttcttcctccttttcttcctcctctcaaacatcctccgcctcctcctccttttctttctccaactCGGGTCCAACTCCTCCGCCTACTGCAAACACTACTAATCCACCGAGCCAATCTGAGACCAACTCCATTGAGGCCCAGTCCCAGGAGATGCCCCCGGACCTCAGCCAGCTCCTGGGGTCTCTCCTGGGGGTAGCCGGTGGTGCCACTGGGGGCCCTGGAGGGGCCCCTTCCATTACTGTCACCACATCTGGTGTCCCAGCCTTCATCCAGGGAGTGAGTGAATTCATGCAGCAG GCCCAACCCATcttccctccacctccctctggTACCACCCCTGCTGCAGGGCCCACCCCCCCTGCAGGTGCCGAAGCCCTCAACCCGGAGCTGTTCACGGGCATCGTCCGTGGCGTCCTGAGCACCATGATGGGCTCTCTGGGTCAGGCCCAGAACGACACGGAGAGCATTGCCCAGTTCATGCAGAGGCTGTCCCAGGCAACCAACATCTTCATCAGTCCTGAGGATCCTACCG GGTTTTTCGGAGAGCTGCTGATGTTGGTGTGCCAGACGTTCACCATGTCAGACCTGGTGATGCTGCTTCATGGCCAGCACCAGCCCCTTGGCCGCATCCAGCCTCAACTGTCCCAGTTCTTCACCCAGAACTACCTCAACGGCAGAGAGCCCACCGACGAGAACATTACT GCTGCGGCGGAGAGTCTTGTGACCGAACTGGAGGAGTACATCAGTGAGAGCTTT AGAGAGTCTTCAGTCACAGTGTTGGAGGGCGTTGACATCACTCAGACCAACATGTCCTTCTTCAGACAGCAGCTGATGCTCATTGCAACCCATATTCTACGTTGCACGG ATGACTCGTATGGGCCTCAGCTGTTACAGATGTGCAATCAGGCATTGTTTGAGTGTCTCGCCCTCAACTTGCACTGCCTGCGAGGAGACCAGAGAGCCCTCACCGCCGTCATCAACCACCGCATA CGGAGGATGTCCAGCGACATCAGCCCCATCCTGGTGAACTGGATGACCAGCATGATGACAATGAGGCTGCAGGTGATTCTGGAGCACATCCCCATCTCACAGGAGCAGATCCAGAACTACATCGTTCACACACAG GCAGATCAGTCTTCTGCACCTGGCACACAAGAGCCTGAACGAGCACAAAGTGCAGCG ATCGAGGACACCCTCTCACCAGCTGCAGCCACCACAGCAGAGGAGGCCATGTCGGTGTCACACGACACAAGGGCGTCGTCACGGGAAACACGGGTGTTGCCTGGAGACCTCGGGGCCTCGGGAGGCGCTGCACCATTAGGGGGCGACATGGCAGCGGCCGGAgctgagggagggagtgaggagtCTGCTCGAGAGTCCGAGACCTGGGCGGCAGCTGTTCCACCT GAGTGGGTGCCCATCATCAGGTGTGATATGATGACccagaggaagatgaaggcTCAGCCCCCGCTGTCTGACGCTTATCTGCATGGCATGCCAGCTAAACGCAGGAAG ACAGGACTGGGAGGTGGaagcctcctctccctctctgatgCGGTGAGTCAAGCAGCCAGGACAGCCGGCGTGAAGCCCGTCACGTCTGCTGAGCGACTACAGGACGAGCTGGAGACCCAGGAGCTGAAGGAAGCGTATGCAGAGCAG
- the bag6 gene encoding large proline-rich protein BAG6 isoform X1, producing the protein MEEQTADIEVTVKTLDSQSRTYTVGAQLTVKDFKEHIAPSVGIPVDKQRLIYQGRVLQDERTLADYNVDGKVIHLVERAPPPPSQPGSGSGGTSADSGPSSSSQGPSQVPPHDRNANSYVMLGTFNLPVNIMDPQQIQMSVQQMVSGMGENARNARVTTSTGSNGSVNVHIDMDQPVQSEPRLRLVLAENLLRDINDLIHRMEGRASDSSAPTETAAPPAPAAAAAPPPPLSSSTTSTPSPSAQPMDTSPPPTTPPPPTTSSAQSEGPTPQPGPNHPSPAELAEMLSELRRVEERLQPFIQRAHTILETATTAEYNNNTEREEEQRTLILTWECLRLLGNALVALSDLRLNLMSPVPRHLHVVRPFSHYATPVTLPGAVHHHIPVQMNLGATVTVAGNGTEGQAPPTQTASQSEQTGQGQTPPTHTSQSNQQAGPGQAGPRVIRISHQAVPVVMMQMNTDGSGANPAAAGQQMPGQPGALPPDFMRNLMQQISQYAAAVATSAATTAATGHPSAPQPTPPGYSSTANSSTTTTGPNTPTTTPTAPPPPPHAGPQPQARVVFTRPPFAPNMPTPAFGTRGTTINVRAAMPGQQPGQVGIMPFNPAALNQMISGLVGQLLLPGQMPGQTVTSSSSTSTSSSSSFSSSSQTSSASSSFSFSNSGPTPPPTANTTNPPSQSETNSIEAQSQEMPPDLSQLLGSLLGVAGGATGGPGGAPSITVTTSGVPAFIQGVSEFMQQAQPIFPPPPSGTTPAAGPTPPAGAEALNPELFTGIVRGVLSTMMGSLGQAQNDTESIAQFMQRLSQATNIFISPEDPTGFFGELLMLVCQTFTMSDLVMLLHGQHQPLGRIQPQLSQFFTQNYLNGREPTDENITAAAESLVTELEEYISESFRESSVTVLEGVDITQTNMSFFRQQLMLIATHILRCTDDSYGPQLLQMCNQALFECLALNLHCLRGDQRALTAVINHRIRRMSSDISPILVNWMTSMMTMRLQVILEHIPISQEQIQNYIVHTQADQSSAPGTQEPERAQSAAIEDTLSPAAATTAEEAMSVSHDTRASSRETRVLPGDLGASGGAAPLGGDMAAAGAEGGSEESARESETWAAAVPPEWVPIIRCDMMTQRKMKAQPPLSDAYLHGMPAKRRKTGLGGGSLLSLSDAVSQAARTAGVKPVTSAERLQDELETQELKEAYAEQVKADIKKRVREDPDFNSQHSPNAHRAFSSDS; encoded by the exons ATGGAGGAACAAACTGCAGACATAGAGGTGACGGTCAAAACACTAGACTCCCAAAGCAGAACCTACACAGTTGGTGCTCAG TTGACAGTGAAAGATTTCAAGGAGCACATTGCCCCTTCAGTGGGTATCCCGGTGGACAAACAGAGGCTGATCTATCAGGGCAGAGTCTTACAGGATGAAAGGACTCTGGCAGACTACA ATGTGGATGGCAAGGTGATACATCTTGTGGAGCGGGCGCCCCCTCCGCCCTCACAACCTGGCTCGGGGTCAGGAGGCACTTCAGCTGATAGTGgaccctcctcatcctcccaggGACCATCACAAGTGCCTCCACATGATCGCAACGCTAACAGCTATGTAATGCTGGGCACCTTCAACCTTCCTGTCAACATCATGGACCCCCAGCAGATACAA atGTCAGTTCAGCAGATGGTGTCTGGTATGGGAGAGAACGCCAGGAATGCCAGAGTCACAACCAGCACTGGG AGCAATGGGTCTGTGAATGTGCACATTGATATGGACCAACCAGTGCAGAGCGAGCCGAGGCTGAGGCTGGTGCTGGCTGAGAACCTGCTGAGGGACATCAATGATCTCATCCACAGGATGGAG ggTAGGGCAAGTGATTCATCTGCTCCAACAGagactgctgctcctcctgctcctgctgctgctgctgctccccctcctcccttatCTTCATCTACCACctccactccctctccctctgcccaGCCCATGGATACCTCCCCACCTCCAACAACTCCCCCACCTCCAACCACCTCTTCAGCACAATCTGAGGGACCAACACCCCAACCTGGACCCAA TCACCCGAGCCCAGCTGAGTTGGCAGAGATGTTGTCTGAGCTTCGGCGGGTGGAGGAGAGACTGCAGCCCTTTATTCAGAGAGCTCACACCATCCTGGAGACGGCCACCACTGCagaatacaacaataataca gagagagaggaggaacagcgCACTCTCATCCTGACATGGGAGTGTCTCCGTCTCCTTGGTAACGCCCTTGTGGCCCTCAGTGACCTGCGATTGAACCTCATGAGCCCTGTGCCCCGCCACTTGCATGTGGTCCGCCCTTTTTCCCACTATGCCACCCCAGTCACTCTGCCTGGAGCTGTGCACCATCACATCCCAGTGCAA ATGAACCTGGGTGCCACCGTGACTGTTGCGGGTAACGGCACTGAGGGACAGGCCCCGCCCACACAAACGGCCAGCCAGTCGGAGCAGACAGGTCAGGGACAGACCCCGCCCACACATACTTCCCAGTCCAATCAGCAGGCTGGACCGGGGCAGGCTGGCCCACGTGTCATCAGAATCAGCCACCAGGCAGTCCCGGTGGTTATGATGCAGATGAACACGGATG GCTCAGGTGCTAACCCTGCCGCAGCTGGACAGCAAATGCCTGGACAACCAG GTGCCCTCCCCCCTGACTTTATGCGGAATCTCATGCAACAGATAAGCCAATATGCTGCTGCCGTAGCCACTAGTGCTGCCACTACCGCCGCCACTGGCCATCCGTCCGCACCCCAGCCCACCCCTCCTGGCTACAGCTCCACAGCCAACTCCTCAACTACCACCACAGGTCCTAACACACCCACCACCACACCTACTGCTCCCCCACCGCCTCCCCATGCTGGCCCCCAGCCCCAGGCCAGGGTTGTGTTCACCCGACCACCTTTTGCACCCAACATGCCCACTCCAGCCTTCGGCACTCGGGGAACCACCATCAATGTGAGAGCTGCCATGCCGGGCCAGCAGCCAGGACAGGTGGGGATAATG CCTTTCAACCCTGCTGCTCTGAACCAGATGATTAGTGGACTGGTTGGACAGCTTTTGCTGCCAGGACAAATGC CTGGTCAAAcagtcacatcctcctcctctacgtccacgtcctcttcttcctccttttcttcctcctctcaaacatcctccgcctcctcctccttttctttctccaactCGGGTCCAACTCCTCCGCCTACTGCAAACACTACTAATCCACCGAGCCAATCTGAGACCAACTCCATTGAGGCCCAGTCCCAGGAGATGCCCCCGGACCTCAGCCAGCTCCTGGGGTCTCTCCTGGGGGTAGCCGGTGGTGCCACTGGGGGCCCTGGAGGGGCCCCTTCCATTACTGTCACCACATCTGGTGTCCCAGCCTTCATCCAGGGAGTGAGTGAATTCATGCAGCAG GCCCAACCCATcttccctccacctccctctggTACCACCCCTGCTGCAGGGCCCACCCCCCCTGCAGGTGCCGAAGCCCTCAACCCGGAGCTGTTCACGGGCATCGTCCGTGGCGTCCTGAGCACCATGATGGGCTCTCTGGGTCAGGCCCAGAACGACACGGAGAGCATTGCCCAGTTCATGCAGAGGCTGTCCCAGGCAACCAACATCTTCATCAGTCCTGAGGATCCTACCG GGTTTTTCGGAGAGCTGCTGATGTTGGTGTGCCAGACGTTCACCATGTCAGACCTGGTGATGCTGCTTCATGGCCAGCACCAGCCCCTTGGCCGCATCCAGCCTCAACTGTCCCAGTTCTTCACCCAGAACTACCTCAACGGCAGAGAGCCCACCGACGAGAACATTACT GCTGCGGCGGAGAGTCTTGTGACCGAACTGGAGGAGTACATCAGTGAGAGCTTT AGAGAGTCTTCAGTCACAGTGTTGGAGGGCGTTGACATCACTCAGACCAACATGTCCTTCTTCAGACAGCAGCTGATGCTCATTGCAACCCATATTCTACGTTGCACGG ATGACTCGTATGGGCCTCAGCTGTTACAGATGTGCAATCAGGCATTGTTTGAGTGTCTCGCCCTCAACTTGCACTGCCTGCGAGGAGACCAGAGAGCCCTCACCGCCGTCATCAACCACCGCATA CGGAGGATGTCCAGCGACATCAGCCCCATCCTGGTGAACTGGATGACCAGCATGATGACAATGAGGCTGCAGGTGATTCTGGAGCACATCCCCATCTCACAGGAGCAGATCCAGAACTACATCGTTCACACACAG GCAGATCAGTCTTCTGCACCTGGCACACAAGAGCCTGAACGAGCACAAAGTGCAGCG ATCGAGGACACCCTCTCACCAGCTGCAGCCACCACAGCAGAGGAGGCCATGTCGGTGTCACACGACACAAGGGCGTCGTCACGGGAAACACGGGTGTTGCCTGGAGACCTCGGGGCCTCGGGAGGCGCTGCACCATTAGGGGGCGACATGGCAGCGGCCGGAgctgagggagggagtgaggagtCTGCTCGAGAGTCCGAGACCTGGGCGGCAGCTGTTCCACCT GAGTGGGTGCCCATCATCAGGTGTGATATGATGACccagaggaagatgaaggcTCAGCCCCCGCTGTCTGACGCTTATCTGCATGGCATGCCAGCTAAACGCAGGAAG ACAGGACTGGGAGGTGGaagcctcctctccctctctgatgCGGTGAGTCAAGCAGCCAGGACAGCCGGCGTGAAGCCCGTCACGTCTGCTGAGCGACTACAGGACGAGCTGGAGACCCAGGAGCTGAAGGAAGCGTATGCAGAGCAG
- the bag6 gene encoding large proline-rich protein BAG6 isoform X2, with protein MEEQTADIEVTVKTLDSQSRTYTVGAQLTVKDFKEHIAPSVGIPVDKQRLIYQGRVLQDERTLADYNVDGKVIHLVERAPPPPSQPGSGSGGTSADSGPSSSSQGPSQVPPHDRNANSYVMLGTFNLPVNIMDPQQIQMSVQQMVSGMGENARNARVTTSTGSNGSVNVHIDMDQPVQSEPRLRLVLAENLLRDINDLIHRMEGRASDSSAPTETAAPPAPAAAAAPPPPLSSSTTSTPSPSAQPMDTSPPPTTPPPPTTSSAQSEGPTPQPGPNHPSPAELAEMLSELRRVEERLQPFIQRAHTILETATTAEYNNNTEREEEQRTLILTWECLRLLGNALVALSDLRLNLMSPVPRHLHVVRPFSHYATPVTLPGAVHHHIPVQMNLGATVTVAGNGTEGQAPPTQTASQSEQTGQGQTPPTHTSQSNQQAGPGQAGPRVIRISHQAVPVVMMQMNTDGSGANPAAAGQQMPGQPGALPPDFMRNLMQQISQYAAAVATSAATTAATGHPSAPQPTPPGYSSTANSSTTTTGPNTPTTTPTAPPPPPHAGPQPQARVVFTRPPFAPNMPTPAFGTRGTTINVRAAMPGQQPGQPFNPAALNQMISGLVGQLLLPGQMPGQTVTSSSSTSTSSSSSFSSSSQTSSASSSFSFSNSGPTPPPTANTTNPPSQSETNSIEAQSQEMPPDLSQLLGSLLGVAGGATGGPGGAPSITVTTSGVPAFIQGVSEFMQQAQPIFPPPPSGTTPAAGPTPPAGAEALNPELFTGIVRGVLSTMMGSLGQAQNDTESIAQFMQRLSQATNIFISPEDPTGFFGELLMLVCQTFTMSDLVMLLHGQHQPLGRIQPQLSQFFTQNYLNGREPTDENITAAAESLVTELEEYISESFRESSVTVLEGVDITQTNMSFFRQQLMLIATHILRCTDDSYGPQLLQMCNQALFECLALNLHCLRGDQRALTAVINHRIRRMSSDISPILVNWMTSMMTMRLQVILEHIPISQEQIQNYIVHTQADQSSAPGTQEPERAQSAAIEDTLSPAAATTAEEAMSVSHDTRASSRETRVLPGDLGASGGAAPLGGDMAAAGAEGGSEESARESETWAAAVPPEWVPIIRCDMMTQRKMKAQPPLSDAYLHGMPAKRRKTGLGGGSLLSLSDAVSQAARTAGVKPVTSAERLQDELETQELKEAYAEQVKADIKKRVREDPDFNSQHSPNAHRAFSSDS; from the exons ATGGAGGAACAAACTGCAGACATAGAGGTGACGGTCAAAACACTAGACTCCCAAAGCAGAACCTACACAGTTGGTGCTCAG TTGACAGTGAAAGATTTCAAGGAGCACATTGCCCCTTCAGTGGGTATCCCGGTGGACAAACAGAGGCTGATCTATCAGGGCAGAGTCTTACAGGATGAAAGGACTCTGGCAGACTACA ATGTGGATGGCAAGGTGATACATCTTGTGGAGCGGGCGCCCCCTCCGCCCTCACAACCTGGCTCGGGGTCAGGAGGCACTTCAGCTGATAGTGgaccctcctcatcctcccaggGACCATCACAAGTGCCTCCACATGATCGCAACGCTAACAGCTATGTAATGCTGGGCACCTTCAACCTTCCTGTCAACATCATGGACCCCCAGCAGATACAA atGTCAGTTCAGCAGATGGTGTCTGGTATGGGAGAGAACGCCAGGAATGCCAGAGTCACAACCAGCACTGGG AGCAATGGGTCTGTGAATGTGCACATTGATATGGACCAACCAGTGCAGAGCGAGCCGAGGCTGAGGCTGGTGCTGGCTGAGAACCTGCTGAGGGACATCAATGATCTCATCCACAGGATGGAG ggTAGGGCAAGTGATTCATCTGCTCCAACAGagactgctgctcctcctgctcctgctgctgctgctgctccccctcctcccttatCTTCATCTACCACctccactccctctccctctgcccaGCCCATGGATACCTCCCCACCTCCAACAACTCCCCCACCTCCAACCACCTCTTCAGCACAATCTGAGGGACCAACACCCCAACCTGGACCCAA TCACCCGAGCCCAGCTGAGTTGGCAGAGATGTTGTCTGAGCTTCGGCGGGTGGAGGAGAGACTGCAGCCCTTTATTCAGAGAGCTCACACCATCCTGGAGACGGCCACCACTGCagaatacaacaataataca gagagagaggaggaacagcgCACTCTCATCCTGACATGGGAGTGTCTCCGTCTCCTTGGTAACGCCCTTGTGGCCCTCAGTGACCTGCGATTGAACCTCATGAGCCCTGTGCCCCGCCACTTGCATGTGGTCCGCCCTTTTTCCCACTATGCCACCCCAGTCACTCTGCCTGGAGCTGTGCACCATCACATCCCAGTGCAA ATGAACCTGGGTGCCACCGTGACTGTTGCGGGTAACGGCACTGAGGGACAGGCCCCGCCCACACAAACGGCCAGCCAGTCGGAGCAGACAGGTCAGGGACAGACCCCGCCCACACATACTTCCCAGTCCAATCAGCAGGCTGGACCGGGGCAGGCTGGCCCACGTGTCATCAGAATCAGCCACCAGGCAGTCCCGGTGGTTATGATGCAGATGAACACGGATG GCTCAGGTGCTAACCCTGCCGCAGCTGGACAGCAAATGCCTGGACAACCAG GTGCCCTCCCCCCTGACTTTATGCGGAATCTCATGCAACAGATAAGCCAATATGCTGCTGCCGTAGCCACTAGTGCTGCCACTACCGCCGCCACTGGCCATCCGTCCGCACCCCAGCCCACCCCTCCTGGCTACAGCTCCACAGCCAACTCCTCAACTACCACCACAGGTCCTAACACACCCACCACCACACCTACTGCTCCCCCACCGCCTCCCCATGCTGGCCCCCAGCCCCAGGCCAGGGTTGTGTTCACCCGACCACCTTTTGCACCCAACATGCCCACTCCAGCCTTCGGCACTCGGGGAACCACCATCAATGTGAGAGCTGCCATGCCGGGCCAGCAGCCAGGACAG CCTTTCAACCCTGCTGCTCTGAACCAGATGATTAGTGGACTGGTTGGACAGCTTTTGCTGCCAGGACAAATGC CTGGTCAAAcagtcacatcctcctcctctacgtccacgtcctcttcttcctccttttcttcctcctctcaaacatcctccgcctcctcctccttttctttctccaactCGGGTCCAACTCCTCCGCCTACTGCAAACACTACTAATCCACCGAGCCAATCTGAGACCAACTCCATTGAGGCCCAGTCCCAGGAGATGCCCCCGGACCTCAGCCAGCTCCTGGGGTCTCTCCTGGGGGTAGCCGGTGGTGCCACTGGGGGCCCTGGAGGGGCCCCTTCCATTACTGTCACCACATCTGGTGTCCCAGCCTTCATCCAGGGAGTGAGTGAATTCATGCAGCAG GCCCAACCCATcttccctccacctccctctggTACCACCCCTGCTGCAGGGCCCACCCCCCCTGCAGGTGCCGAAGCCCTCAACCCGGAGCTGTTCACGGGCATCGTCCGTGGCGTCCTGAGCACCATGATGGGCTCTCTGGGTCAGGCCCAGAACGACACGGAGAGCATTGCCCAGTTCATGCAGAGGCTGTCCCAGGCAACCAACATCTTCATCAGTCCTGAGGATCCTACCG GGTTTTTCGGAGAGCTGCTGATGTTGGTGTGCCAGACGTTCACCATGTCAGACCTGGTGATGCTGCTTCATGGCCAGCACCAGCCCCTTGGCCGCATCCAGCCTCAACTGTCCCAGTTCTTCACCCAGAACTACCTCAACGGCAGAGAGCCCACCGACGAGAACATTACT GCTGCGGCGGAGAGTCTTGTGACCGAACTGGAGGAGTACATCAGTGAGAGCTTT AGAGAGTCTTCAGTCACAGTGTTGGAGGGCGTTGACATCACTCAGACCAACATGTCCTTCTTCAGACAGCAGCTGATGCTCATTGCAACCCATATTCTACGTTGCACGG ATGACTCGTATGGGCCTCAGCTGTTACAGATGTGCAATCAGGCATTGTTTGAGTGTCTCGCCCTCAACTTGCACTGCCTGCGAGGAGACCAGAGAGCCCTCACCGCCGTCATCAACCACCGCATA CGGAGGATGTCCAGCGACATCAGCCCCATCCTGGTGAACTGGATGACCAGCATGATGACAATGAGGCTGCAGGTGATTCTGGAGCACATCCCCATCTCACAGGAGCAGATCCAGAACTACATCGTTCACACACAG GCAGATCAGTCTTCTGCACCTGGCACACAAGAGCCTGAACGAGCACAAAGTGCAGCG ATCGAGGACACCCTCTCACCAGCTGCAGCCACCACAGCAGAGGAGGCCATGTCGGTGTCACACGACACAAGGGCGTCGTCACGGGAAACACGGGTGTTGCCTGGAGACCTCGGGGCCTCGGGAGGCGCTGCACCATTAGGGGGCGACATGGCAGCGGCCGGAgctgagggagggagtgaggagtCTGCTCGAGAGTCCGAGACCTGGGCGGCAGCTGTTCCACCT GAGTGGGTGCCCATCATCAGGTGTGATATGATGACccagaggaagatgaaggcTCAGCCCCCGCTGTCTGACGCTTATCTGCATGGCATGCCAGCTAAACGCAGGAAG ACAGGACTGGGAGGTGGaagcctcctctccctctctgatgCGGTGAGTCAAGCAGCCAGGACAGCCGGCGTGAAGCCCGTCACGTCTGCTGAGCGACTACAGGACGAGCTGGAGACCCAGGAGCTGAAGGAAGCGTATGCAGAGCAG